The Prunus persica cultivar Lovell chromosome G7, Prunus_persica_NCBIv2, whole genome shotgun sequence genome has a segment encoding these proteins:
- the LOC18770222 gene encoding protein ELF4-LIKE 3, whose protein sequence is MEGDTFSGLGNGTQIDGKVLQTFQKSFVQVQKILDQNRLLINEINHNHESKIPDNLSRNVGLIRELNNNIRRVVDLYADLSSSFTKSMDTSSEGDSSGALKSDAKAGHKRIRPA, encoded by the coding sequence ATGGAGGGTGACACATTTTCAGGGCTTGGCAATGGTACCCAAATTGATGGCAAGGTTTTGCAGACATTTCAGAAGAGCTTTGTTCAAGTCCAGAAAATCTTGGACCAGAACAGGCTGCTCATAAATGAGATAAATCACAACCATGAGTCTAAGATCCCTGACAACCTCAGCAGAAATGTGGGTCTGATCAGAGAGCTCAACAATAATATCAGGAGGGTGGTTGACCTGTATGCTGATCTTTCAAGTTCCTTCACCAAATCCATGGATACTTCTTCTGAGGGAGACTCCAGTGGTGCTTTGAAATCTGATGCAAAAGCTGGGCACAAGCGGATTAGGCCTGCATAG